The Shewanella pealeana ATCC 700345 genome contains the following window.
TGTACCCGCTCCGGCCCCTTTGATAAAGGTTCGCCGATCTAGTTTCATGATAAATCTCCCAATGACAGTTGTCCTTAGGAGCGCTTTAGATAAAGCCCAAGTTAACTGCTTAGCACAATCAACTTCTTCCTAAGGTTTTCATCATTGTTATTGAGAGAAGAAAAATTGAATATTGTGGTAAACCACATACAGGATGAGTGATGACAGCGTTTGTGAGGCAATTCACAGTTCAAATTTGCACCAACACAGCCAAATGAAAGTGTAAATTGTGGTAAACCACATAAAGAAAAAAAATTGAAAATTTTGCTAGTTACTGCATATTTTCGATACAAAATGTGCGGCTTAATAGCCGCACATTAGTGTACTTAAAATACGATGAACACTGTTTAAACTAAACTTCAATGGGTGCTTCGCTACCACGCTTCTTCAAGTAAACCTTTGCCACGCAGCCTAAAGCATCATCCTCCCTATTACTCAGTAAAAAGTGTCCATTATGGTCGTTAACCACCTCTCTACAGATGGCAAGCCCAAGGCCTAAACCATCAAGCTTTGTGGTGTAGAAGGTTGCCATAACCGTGTCTGAGTCCAATGCTAAGCCGGGACCATTATCGGTAATACGCACATTCACTTGATACTCTTTAAAATCCAGCTCAATATTAATTTTACCAACACGGGCATTCTCACTGTCAGCAATCGCATCTAAGCTATTTTTAATAAGATTTATCAGCACCTGCAATAAGCCGACCCTGTCGGCGGTAATAAAGAATGGTTCGCCCTTAATCTGAGTATTAATCTGTATTTCGCGCCTTGCAAGCTCAAGCCTTAATAGTGAAATGCTCTCCTCGACTAAGGTAAGAATATTCACATCGACCATTACCGCCTCTCGGCGCTTTAGCAAGCCGCGAATTCGATGTACTACCTCACCCGCACGAGTCGATTGTTTATGAATTTTTTCTAGTAGTGCGATACAAGACTCAACATCGGCTTGCTGCTGGCCTTGTAAGCGCATGATGCCACCTTCGCTATAACTGGTAATCGCCGCGATAGGTTGGTTTATCTCATGGGCCAAGCCTGCACCAATCTCACCAATAATAGAAGCACTCTGTAAGCGCTCAAGCGCGACCGCTTGCTGCTTTAATTGCCGCTCGGACTCAATCAAGGAGCTGCTCTTTTGATGAAATCTGTATTCAATCCACAAGTGATACAAGGTCGCAATAATAAACACTAAAACAGATAAAATGCCCCAATGACGATTATCCTTAAGCCATTGCTCAACCGAATCCCAGCGGCTGTTATCTGGAGACTGAACATGCAGCTCTTTAAATAGTTTAATTACCGCTAATTGACTAATAGGCGATGTCCAGCCCTTTAACTGGGCTTGAATGGCTGCCGGGTTATCGGCGCTCAAATCAAGCAAAGCCTGGGTGATCGCTTTACTAAGCTCAGTGCTGACGCTCTCAGTCGCGGCAAATGACCAGTTGGGATACAAGGTGGTACTGCACTGGCACTCTACTCCTTCGGGGCGGCTCGGATTGAGCACTCGATACTCCCCGCGCTGAATTAATCCACGCGCCACCATGTCTTCTAGAGTGCACAAAGGGGTAATGGCCGCATCCACATTGCCGTCTCGCACTTGGTAAAGCAAAGGGTCAAGGGGAAAGCCTAGGAACTTGGTCTGGCCAAAGTAGGTTTCAGGATCCATGCCTAAGCTGTGCATCAAACCCACTGTTGCTTGGTATCCACCTAGCGCATGAGGATCACTCGCCGCAACAATTTTTCCCTTTAAATCATACAGAGTACGATACTCACTATCGGCCTTAACAATGATCGCCGAGCCAATGGCCGAGGTCGTGCCCCTGTGGCGCATGGAACGCATGGTTGCAAGCCAAGACAGGGGATATTGATTAGAGAGGTATAGGTATTGTCCAGGGTTGGTGATGATGAACTGAATTTGCCCCAACTCCATGGCTAAATTTAGCGCCTCAAAGTTTCCCGGGTACACATGAAACTCGGCATCAGGCACCTGCTCATTGAGATACTGCATCATAGGTGTCCAACGCTCTACTGCTTGCTGATGCCCCCAGTTTGCTAGTACGCCCACATAGAACTGTTGCGGCTTAGCCCAAGCCACCGATGAAAACAAAAGCACACAAATACAAAGCAACAACCGAGACAATTAAATTTCCTTAGAATCAACGTCATTCACTATTTACAAATAAAGCCGTAACGAGGGAACACTCAGGTATTGTGCACTCACTCAATGTAAAATAGGACTTATTTAGCAATAGCTTACGCTAGGCCTGTATTTTTAGAGCGTGATGCAATTCATGCTTTATAGATTATTGTTGGATTAAAGCGACAAACTGGGATATCTATCATTTAAATACCTGCAAAGATAAGGGTTCGGTGTGCAACAACAGCTCAATGGTCCAGTCTATCTCGTCGATGATGACGAAGCGATTATCGACTCAATCAGTTTTCTAATGGAAGGTTTTGGCTATCAACTCCGCAGCTTTAACAGTGGCGATCGTTTCTTGAAAGAGGTCGACTTAACCCTAGCTGGATGCGTAATTTTAGATGCACGAATGCCGGGGCTGACTGGTCCTCAGGTGCAGCAGCTGCTAAGCGATGCTAACAGCCCATTGGCGGTGATTTTCTTAACTGGCCATGGCGATGTACCTATGGCTGTGGATGCTTTTAAGAATGGCGCTTTTGACTTCTTCCAAAAGCCCGTTCAGGGGAGCATACTGGCACAAGCTATTGCTAAAGGGCTAACCAACAGTCTTGAACAGCACCTGAAACTCACAGACCAAGCCTTAATCGATACCTTGTCGGAGCGGGAAGCCCAGATTTTCCAATTAGTCATTGCTGGCAATACCAATAAGCAGATGGCAAATGAGCTTTGTGTTGCGATTCGTACTATCGAAGTTCATCGCTCAAAACTGATGACTAAGCTCGGAGTGAGCAACCTGGCTGAGTTAGTCAAACTCGCGCCATTGTTAGCAGAGAAGAACGGATAAATATTCAGTAGGCTATTCGCTTTAAGATTACGAGTCTTAAAATTACTAGACTTAACACCACGAGTAGCCATTAACCGTTAAAACTATGATACCAGTCTCTAACGCGAGGGAAGTGATCATTCACGGCATCTTTATGGGTTAGCATTCCCCCGTGATCATAATCATGTCTGAAACCCTGCTTTTTTGACAGCAAGGTATAATCAACCTGCTTTATTTGGCACTCTCGTATCATCCGCTGCACATCGCTTGGGTTACCCAATACCGTATCGCCTTTGGCCGCGATAAACCAAGATTTCGGCCACTGAGCAACACTCGCTGCCCGTTGATAATCGAAGCCATCATCACTGTCTACCCAGTCGCCACGCACCCAGTCGATACTCTGGCGTAACGAGGCTCGGGACTCATTATCCATGCCTATTCTCAATTTATCGGCAGGCAAGTAGCCGCTGCGCCAGGCGATAAGCGGGGCAATCTTGTTCCAAACGAGATCGACACTGAACCACTTTTTAACCGATTTTACCTCGATACGGCGTTTACTACCAAAGGTCACTAAAGAGGCGACCGACTGCTGCAGGTTTTCATAACGGGCAATCGCACTGGCCATCAAGACTCCTCCCCAGGAGTGAGCACACCAATGTACTCTTTTAGCCTTAGGGTGCAGCGATAGAATGTACTGCTGAACTAGAGGGAGTTGCTCCCTAATAACCTCCCCCTGCCCAGTCTTAAAACCACGAGCGAGTTTAGGCTCACTCAAGCCTCGTCCAAGGGTATCTAACACGTAAACCACCACGCCAGAGTCAGCTAAATAACAACCTAGCCCCTTACCTGAATCACTATAGAACACACGGCCGTTTGACATGGCGCCATGCAACATGAGCACCGGAGGTTTACTCATATCGGCTTGAACAGGAATAATCTGCCTTAAGTGCAGGTGACCGTGATTATAGGGAATGTACAGAGATTTTTGCTGAATATTCAATGGTTAAGACTCTTATTTTTTTAAACTAAGCTACTGAAATACTAGTCTAAAAACAAGAGTAAAGACTCTAAGTTAGTGCTTGAAACCGTCGCTAATACTAGCTTTTAAACATGTATGGTTGAAATCAATCAAAAGGATCAAGATGATAACCAGCACTTTTAAACAGAAAAAGCTCATAACAAATTGCCATGAGCTTTTCGATTTATGTACAAAACAGGTCAGAGTAACCTAAGGAGGAATACTTATTCTCTATAGCCTAGCCTGTAAATCCTATATGTAGAACCTATATATAGAACCTATATTTTGAGCCTAAGTGCGTTGAAACAAGTAAGGTAAGGCTTTAAGGTTAAGTCGATTAATACTAACATCAGCAGCTTGAGCCAATTTAGGTTTAGCATGATAAGCAATACCAAAGTCGGCAGTGTTAATCATCGGGATATCATTCGCGCCATCGCCTATCGCTACTCTTTGCCCTGCCGCTATCTGCCACTGCTTGGCGCACTTAAGCACGGTATCAGCCTTGTATTGCGCATCAACCACTTGACCAGACACAGTGCCAAGTAGTTTGCCGCTCTCGATATCTAGCTTATTCGCAAAAGCGGCATCTAGCGCCAATAACTGTTTAAGGTGGTTTACAAAGGGGGTAAATCCGCCTGAAGCAACCACTGTGCGCCAGCCATGACTCTGCAGCTCTGCAATCATCTCCTTAAGACCCGGCATGAGTGGCAGCTTGGCACATAGGGTATCGATAATTTCGGCATCGGCGCCTTTAAGCTTGGCGACCCGCGCCCTAAGACTCTGTTCAAAGTCGAGTTCGCCTTGCATGGCGAGTTCTGTCACTTCCGCAACCGCAGGCCCTACTCCAGCCATTTCGGCTAATTCATCGATACACTCGATTTCAATTGCGGTTGAGTCCATGTCCATCACCAACAGCCCCGCTTGACTTAACTGTGGTGCATCGACGGTTAACTCAAACAATTCTAGGGACACCGTCTCACTAATTGCGGCTATTTGTACGCTGGTCAAAGGTATTGAGGTGCAAACTTCGATACAGGTTAAACCGCAGTCACGCACGATCAATGCCAAACTTAGGTTGCCATCGAGGGATGCAAGCCAGACATTTAAGCTAGTATGAGTCACCTGCAATAAGTCTTCGCTAAGACTATCTAACTCAGCGAATAAAATTCTATAACGAGAAAAACCTTTAGGATAATCAGCTTCAAGATGGCGTGAATAGATTTGTTCACCAGCAGTAAAAGACATGCTACCTTCGGTACTTAACCAAGCAAAAACAGTCGATTGACTCAAACTTTCCATTAGTTATGGCTCTCCAACTACCGAGCACAGACATAATCAATTATGATTAGGTGAGTACACAATAAATTAAGGGTTTCAGTGTTCTATTTAAAAGGCCTAAAAAAGAGCCATCGAATAAGTCGCCTATTACAAATCATGGTAGCGATCGCATTATTCATCGGTCTCGATCAGTTGTGGGAAACTAGCCTACTACAAGGACAGCAGCTTCTAAAGTCCCAAACAGAAAAGATGGCAAGATTGCTGGTTCAACAAACAGCTTATGGTGCTGCACCGGCCCTACAGTTAGAGAATGATGAGCAGCTACAATGGCTTGCTCAAGCATTGGTGTTAGATCCTAAAGTGATGTCGGCCAGCATCTTCAGCGAAGATGGAGTTAGACTGTCGTTTGCCCAAAGCGTTATCGATGAAGAGTTAGAACCGAACTCTGAAGAGCTAACCAGTATCTTGGAGCAATACCCGCCCTATGTTGAGGCCGTCTCTCAAGATGGTAAGAACTTAGGTTACGTAGAGGTGCGTCTAGAACCTAAATACTTCTTTAATGAGATTAAAGAGGCGCATCAAATCAACATGGAGCAGCAACAGATGATGCTGCTTATCGCAGGCCTGATTGGCATGTTGCTATCCCGCGCACTATCTTTCAAGCGTGCCGATTTCGATAGACGTAAAGCCAGGGTTAAACTACGCCGGTTACTAGCTAAAAAAAATGAAAAGGCTGAAGCAAAAGCCGCTAAAAAGCAGGCTGTAAAACAATCTTCAACTGTCAAATCAGAAGCGGATACCAGTCAAGCGGAAGAAGTAAAAACCGCTACTGATTCGGCGCCTAAAGCGAGTTCGGCAACAGTAAATGGGTCAATACCTGCAATGGAGGCTTCAGCCGTTGTTGCTTCAAACTTAGCCAACATTGATACAAAGGGTCCTGTGCCAGAGAAACCTGCCGCAAAGCCTAGAGCTAAAGCTAAAGCTAAGCCAAAAGTAAGCACTCTTAAAGCTGAAGCTAGTACCAAGCCGGTAGCGAAACCAAGAGCCAAACCTAAAGCAAAGGCTAAACCGAAAACCAGCGATGAAACTAAGCCTAGCGTAAAACCTAAAGCACCTGTAAAGCCAAAGGTAAAAGCCGTACCCGAGTCAACTGCTACACAAAAAGTACAACCTAAAGCTGAATCAAAAGCAGATCCCAAAGATGAAGATTAATTAACGAGTCATAAAACAAAAACGGACGCATAAGCGTCCGTTTTTTTTACACCGCAGCCAGTGACTGCAAAGCGTTACAATTACAGAGTAATCGCAGCTTCTAGTGTCATTTCAATCATTTCGTTGAATGTTGTTTGACGCTCATCAGAAGTCGTCTTTTCACCTGTACGGATATGATCAGATACAGTTACAACACATAACGCCTTAGCACCGAACTCTTTTGCTACGCCGTATAGACCAGCAGCTTCCATTTCGACACCTAGTACGTCCATCTTTTCCATCACGTCAAACATTTCTGGATCTGGCGTGTAGAATAGATCAGCAGAGAAAACGTTACCTACGCGGTACTTAATACCTTTTACGTCAGCAGCTTTAACGACTGCGCTTAGTAGACCGTAATCACAGATAGCTGCGAAGTCTTGGCCACGGAAGCGTAAACGGTTAGTTTGTGAATCAGTACAAGCACCCATACCGATGATCACGTCACGTACTTTAACGTCAGTGCTGATTGCGCCACAAGTACCCACGCGGATTAGGTTCTTAACACCGTAATCTTTGATCAACTCAGTTGCATAGATTGAGCAAGATGGGATACCCATGCCTGAACCCATAACTGAGATACGAACGCCTTTGTAAGTACCAGTAAAACCTAGCATGTTACGTACGTCAGTTACTTGCTCAACGTTCTCTAGGAAAGTTTCAGCAATGTACTTTGCACGTAGTGGATCGCCTGGAAATAGAACTGTATCGCCAAATGCACCGTCTACGGCATTAATGTGTGGTGTAGCCATCAGAATAACCCCTATTTATATTTTTAGACCGTTGTATCAACTTAGTCTTGTTTACTAGTGGCTCAATCTGAGCCACCAAATTCAAATTTATTTACAGCTTAACGAATAAAAGATTCGCCATATTCCATCGGCTCAAGCTTGAAGTAGCTCGCGATAGACTGCCCCATATCAGCAAAGCTGCTACGTAGCCCTAATGACCCAGCTTCTAGGCCTGCGCCATAAGCAAGAACCGGTACACGCTCACGTGTATGGTCGCTACCTGGCCAAGTTGGGTCACAACCGTGGTCAGCAGTCAGTAGTAAGAAGTCGTCTTCATCAAGCAATGCTAGAATTTCAGGTAGACGTGAGTCGAAGTACTCAAGACTACGTGCGTAACCAGCAACATCACGGCGGTGGCCATAATGAGAATCAAAATCAACGAAGTTTGTGAAAACAATAGTGTTATCACCAGCAAGCTTAACTTGCTCTAAAGTTGCATCAAACAGTGCTTCTAGGCCTGTCGCTTTCACTTTCTTAGTGATACCACAATGGGCGTAAATGTCGGCAATCTTACCCACACTCACCACTTCACCACCGGCGGCTTTTAGCTTATCAAGTACCGTTGGTGCTGGCGGCTCAACCGCATAATCACGACGGTTACCTGTACGCTCAAAACTTCCTGGACCTGTGCCCACAAAAGGACGAGCAATTACACGACCAATATTGTAATCAGCAAGCTCTTCACGAGCAATAATGCAAAGCTCGTATAATTTTTCAAGACCAAAACTTTCTTCATGACAAGCGATCTGGAATACCGAGTCAGCAGAGGTATAGAAAATAGGCTTGCCAGTACGCATATGCTCTTCGCCAAGCTCATCTAAAATCACTGTACCTGAAGAGTGACAGTTGCCTAGAAACTCAGTTAAGCCTGCACGAGCTAAAATTTTATCAGTTAGTGCTTGTGGGAATGAGTTAGTTAGCTCGCTAAAGTAGCCCCATTCGTAAAGAACAGGTACGCCAGCCATTTCCCAATGCCCACTAGGTGTATCTTTGCCAGAGCTTAGTTCATCAGCATGGCCATAAGCACCGATAACTTCGACATCATCACCAAAACCTGCGGGAAACTCACCCGTGCTTTCTTTCGAAGCATGGCCAAGACCTAAACGCGCCAAATTAGGCAGCTTTAATGGGCCTTCACGGCCATCATTTGCTTTCCCCTCAGCACACGCCTTTGCGATATGGCCAAAAGTGTTAGAACCCACATCACCGAAAGCTTCGGCATCGTGCGCTGCGCCAACGCCGAAAGAATCCAGCATCATGATTATAGTACGTTTCATAAACGGTGCTCCGTTACAGATCTGACTCGCGGATATAACGATATATTTCCGGAGTTTTCTCTGGTTTGCTGTCGCCAATATGAATCGCTTTTTTCACTGCAGCTTCCGCTTCAGCAAAGGCGCTTTCAGATTGGGCGTGAATAAATGCAATAGGTTGCTCAGGGTTAATCTCGTCACCTAGTGCGCAAACTTTAGAAAGTCCAACACTGTAATCGAGAGCATCCCCAGGCTTGCGGCGACCACCGCCCAAGGTCACTACTGCAAGTCCAAGTTCACGGGTATCCATTGCCGAAGCAAAACCGGATCTATCCGCGTAAACAGGACGAATAATTTGCGAATCAGGCAGGTACTTGCTGTAGTTCTCAACGAAATCAGCTGGACCACCTAAACCTGAAACCATACGGCCGAATATCTCAGCCGCCTTACCGTTATCAAGTACGGTATTTAACTTAACGCGAGCTTCGCTCTCGTTGCTTGCAAGGCCACCTAATACCAGCATTTCTGCACACAAGCCCATAGTCACTTCGTAAAGGCGTGGGTTGCGATATGCACCAGTCATAAAGTCGACTGCTTCTTTAACTTCTAATGCGTTACCGGCACATGATGCCAATACCTGGTTCATGTCGGTGAGTAATGCTGTTGTCTTAGTGCCTGCACCATTAGCAACGGCAGTAATACTGCGCGCTAACTCTTCTGACGCTTCATAGGTTGGCATAAATGCGCCAGTACCGACTTTAACGTCCATGGCTAATGCATCTAAACCTGCGGCGAGCTTTTTAGAAAGAATGGAAGCTGTGATTAAAGAGATGGACTCAACCGTTGCGGTATTATCGCGAATAGAATAGAAACGTTTATCGGCAGGAACCAGATCGCCAGTTTGACCAATAATGGCCACGCCAGCCTCTTTTACTACCTTGCGAAACAGTGCGCTGTCCGGCTCGGTATTATAACCTGGAATGGCATCAAACTTATCGAGAGTACCACCGGTATGGCCAAGGCCACGACCCGAGATCATGGGTACATAACCACCACACGCAGCCGCCATAGGGCCTAACATCAAACTAATGACATCCCCCACTCCGCCAGTTGAGTGCTTATCGATAATTGGACCATTAAGATCCAGTGATTGCCAGTTGAGAACTGTGCCGGAGTCACGCATCGCCGTAGTTAACGCAATACGTTCATCCATGTTCATGTCATTGAAATAGACCGCCATGCCTAAGGCTGCGATCTGACCTTCTGAAACTGTATTGTTGGTGATCCCTTTAACGAAGAATTGAATTTCTTCAGTCGAAAGAGTCTCAGCATTACGTTTTTTACGAATAATTTCTTGAGCTAAAAACATGTACTACCTCCAAGAGTGTAACTGAATTTCTATTAAATAGTATTTTCAGTTATCAATCCGCTAAAGCGAATCAAAAGTCGTAATATTGTTACATACTAACGAACTTTTGATACACCTAATTAGATTTAGATCACACTTAACAACAAGTTTAATCTTTAAGGTTAGTAACCTTGTGCACCCTGTGGTGCATCGCCTAGCTCAAGTGTATGAAGTAGGTTGGTTAATAGGCTTGAAGCGCCGAAACGGAATGTCGCTGGTGTTGCCCAGTCATCACCTAGAAGACGAGCCGCTACACCTAAAAACTCGGCAGCAGCTTCGGCGTCTTTTACGCCGCCCGCAGGCTTAAAGCCAACTTTAGGGTTCTTTTCACTGATCACAGTCATCATGATCTCTGCCGCTTCTAGCGTTGCGTTAACAGCAACTTTACCCGTAGAGGTCTTGATAAAGTCTGCGCCTGCATCGATAGATAGCTCAGATGCCTTACGGATAAGAGCAGGATCGGCTAATACGCCAGATTCGATGATAACTTTAAGGATTGCATCTTCACCACAAGCTTCTTTACAGGCTTTAACTAGCTCGAAACCGACAGTTTCGTTACCAGCCATTAGGGCGCGGTATGGGAATACTACGTCAACCTCGTCTGCACCGTATGCTACTGCTGCGCGAGTCTCTAATACTGCGATAGCAATGTCGTCGTTACCGTGTGGGAAGTTAGTCACTGTTGCGATCTTGATATCGTCGCCATCAATTTCATTTAAGGTTTTACGTGCAATTGGAATAAAGCGAGGGTAAATACAGATAGCAGCAGTGTCACCAGCTGGCGTCTTAGCCTTATGACAAAGGTCGATCACTTTTTGATCTGTGTCATCGTCATTTAGGGTAGTAAGATCCATTAGACTAATGGCTTGTTGTGCTGCTTTTTTTAAGTCGCTCATAGTAGCTCTCCGAGAAAGATTCAAGTTATTAATTTAAAACAGAAAATTATCGCACGGCGATACCTTGAACTGGCTTATTTTGATTATTATTATGGGCCGGGTCTTCGGGCATGTCCGAATTACATGTTAAGCACTGTTTATTGCTTAACACCAAAATACTATTCAGGTATCCAACATTGTGAGCCATTTGGCCCAACCATCCTGACACTAGTGTCACGACTTGAATCCATGAAGACCGGGAAGGGAAATTGATGCTGCTTATTTCTGCCTTTCCGCGAAAAGTCCGTTTTAGCGCGTAGTAAATCTTATCTAACTAACAATAGACTGCTCATCTTATTTTGTGATGAGTCGTTAATGCTTACATAAACAAACTGAATTTAGACACTCATTCAATGAGCATATTTAATATAGTTGATGCTTAGGTAAAAACTAACCCGTTTACATGACAATATTAGCGTGATGTTAAGTTACTATTTTAACGTTCAAAGCACTGTATTCGAGCTGTAAGATAGAGCCGCGAATATCGCGGCTCTGTCGTCTATTTACAATAGTTTTAAGCGATGCTTAGAACTTGTAAGTAGCAGTAAAGTAATGTGCGAAGCCTGTAGATTCAAGACCTACGATACCGCCATCATCTTTAACTAAATACACATCTTGGTACGCCTTTAGACCGTAACCAAGTGCATAGTTATCTGAATGCCAGTGTAGACCGAAGTATGCAGCGCCACCACTTGAAGTAGTAGGAACATACATATCATCAACTGCGTCAGCACCAAACTGGTAATCAACATAACCTTGGAAAGAAACGAATGAACCGTTATCGAAGTTCATTACTGGCTTGAACCAGTTCATAGAGAACTGGTAACCGTTCCAATCTTTAGCGTTCATGTCGTAAGTAGCATAAAGGTTCATGCCAGTCTTA
Protein-coding sequences here:
- a CDS encoding sensor histidine kinase, with amino-acid sequence MSRLLLCICVLLFSSVAWAKPQQFYVGVLANWGHQQAVERWTPMMQYLNEQVPDAEFHVYPGNFEALNLAMELGQIQFIITNPGQYLYLSNQYPLSWLATMRSMRHRGTTSAIGSAIIVKADSEYRTLYDLKGKIVAASDPHALGGYQATVGLMHSLGMDPETYFGQTKFLGFPLDPLLYQVRDGNVDAAITPLCTLEDMVARGLIQRGEYRVLNPSRPEGVECQCSTTLYPNWSFAATESVSTELSKAITQALLDLSADNPAAIQAQLKGWTSPISQLAVIKLFKELHVQSPDNSRWDSVEQWLKDNRHWGILSVLVFIIATLYHLWIEYRFHQKSSSLIESERQLKQQAVALERLQSASIIGEIGAGLAHEINQPIAAITSYSEGGIMRLQGQQQADVESCIALLEKIHKQSTRAGEVVHRIRGLLKRREAVMVDVNILTLVEESISLLRLELARREIQINTQIKGEPFFITADRVGLLQVLINLIKNSLDAIADSENARVGKINIELDFKEYQVNVRITDNGPGLALDSDTVMATFYTTKLDGLGLGLAICREVVNDHNGHFLLSNREDDALGCVAKVYLKKRGSEAPIEV
- a CDS encoding response regulator transcription factor — encoded protein: MQQQLNGPVYLVDDDEAIIDSISFLMEGFGYQLRSFNSGDRFLKEVDLTLAGCVILDARMPGLTGPQVQQLLSDANSPLAVIFLTGHGDVPMAVDAFKNGAFDFFQKPVQGSILAQAIAKGLTNSLEQHLKLTDQALIDTLSEREAQIFQLVIAGNTNKQMANELCVAIRTIEVHRSKLMTKLGVSNLAELVKLAPLLAEKNG
- a CDS encoding alpha/beta fold hydrolase; the protein is MNIQQKSLYIPYNHGHLHLRQIIPVQADMSKPPVLMLHGAMSNGRVFYSDSGKGLGCYLADSGVVVYVLDTLGRGLSEPKLARGFKTGQGEVIREQLPLVQQYILSLHPKAKRVHWCAHSWGGVLMASAIARYENLQQSVASLVTFGSKRRIEVKSVKKWFSVDLVWNKIAPLIAWRSGYLPADKLRIGMDNESRASLRQSIDWVRGDWVDSDDGFDYQRAASVAQWPKSWFIAAKGDTVLGNPSDVQRMIRECQIKQVDYTLLSKKQGFRHDYDHGGMLTHKDAVNDHFPRVRDWYHSFNG
- the serB gene encoding phosphoserine phosphatase SerB; this translates as MESLSQSTVFAWLSTEGSMSFTAGEQIYSRHLEADYPKGFSRYRILFAELDSLSEDLLQVTHTSLNVWLASLDGNLSLALIVRDCGLTCIEVCTSIPLTSVQIAAISETVSLELFELTVDAPQLSQAGLLVMDMDSTAIEIECIDELAEMAGVGPAVAEVTELAMQGELDFEQSLRARVAKLKGADAEIIDTLCAKLPLMPGLKEMIAELQSHGWRTVVASGGFTPFVNHLKQLLALDAAFANKLDIESGKLLGTVSGQVVDAQYKADTVLKCAKQWQIAAGQRVAIGDGANDIPMINTADFGIAYHAKPKLAQAADVSINRLNLKALPYLFQRT
- a CDS encoding YtjB family periplasmic protein codes for the protein MFYLKGLKKSHRISRLLQIMVAIALFIGLDQLWETSLLQGQQLLKSQTEKMARLLVQQTAYGAAPALQLENDEQLQWLAQALVLDPKVMSASIFSEDGVRLSFAQSVIDEELEPNSEELTSILEQYPPYVEAVSQDGKNLGYVEVRLEPKYFFNEIKEAHQINMEQQQMMLLIAGLIGMLLSRALSFKRADFDRRKARVKLRRLLAKKNEKAEAKAAKKQAVKQSSTVKSEADTSQAEEVKTATDSAPKASSATVNGSIPAMEASAVVASNLANIDTKGPVPEKPAAKPRAKAKAKPKVSTLKAEASTKPVAKPRAKPKAKAKPKTSDETKPSVKPKAPVKPKVKAVPESTATQKVQPKAESKADPKDED
- the deoD gene encoding purine-nucleoside phosphorylase, producing MATPHINAVDGAFGDTVLFPGDPLRAKYIAETFLENVEQVTDVRNMLGFTGTYKGVRISVMGSGMGIPSCSIYATELIKDYGVKNLIRVGTCGAISTDVKVRDVIIGMGACTDSQTNRLRFRGQDFAAICDYGLLSAVVKAADVKGIKYRVGNVFSADLFYTPDPEMFDVMEKMDVLGVEMEAAGLYGVAKEFGAKALCVVTVSDHIRTGEKTTSDERQTTFNEMIEMTLEAAITL
- a CDS encoding phosphopentomutase, with the translated sequence MKRTIIMMLDSFGVGAAHDAEAFGDVGSNTFGHIAKACAEGKANDGREGPLKLPNLARLGLGHASKESTGEFPAGFGDDVEVIGAYGHADELSSGKDTPSGHWEMAGVPVLYEWGYFSELTNSFPQALTDKILARAGLTEFLGNCHSSGTVILDELGEEHMRTGKPIFYTSADSVFQIACHEESFGLEKLYELCIIAREELADYNIGRVIARPFVGTGPGSFERTGNRRDYAVEPPAPTVLDKLKAAGGEVVSVGKIADIYAHCGITKKVKATGLEALFDATLEQVKLAGDNTIVFTNFVDFDSHYGHRRDVAGYARSLEYFDSRLPEILALLDEDDFLLLTADHGCDPTWPGSDHTRERVPVLAYGAGLEAGSLGLRSSFADMGQSIASYFKLEPMEYGESFIR
- the deoA gene encoding thymidine phosphorylase, with protein sequence MFLAQEIIRKKRNAETLSTEEIQFFVKGITNNTVSEGQIAALGMAVYFNDMNMDERIALTTAMRDSGTVLNWQSLDLNGPIIDKHSTGGVGDVISLMLGPMAAACGGYVPMISGRGLGHTGGTLDKFDAIPGYNTEPDSALFRKVVKEAGVAIIGQTGDLVPADKRFYSIRDNTATVESISLITASILSKKLAAGLDALAMDVKVGTGAFMPTYEASEELARSITAVANGAGTKTTALLTDMNQVLASCAGNALEVKEAVDFMTGAYRNPRLYEVTMGLCAEMLVLGGLASNESEARVKLNTVLDNGKAAEIFGRMVSGLGGPADFVENYSKYLPDSQIIRPVYADRSGFASAMDTRELGLAVVTLGGGRRKPGDALDYSVGLSKVCALGDEINPEQPIAFIHAQSESAFAEAEAAVKKAIHIGDSKPEKTPEIYRYIRESDL
- the deoC gene encoding deoxyribose-phosphate aldolase gives rise to the protein MSDLKKAAQQAISLMDLTTLNDDDTDQKVIDLCHKAKTPAGDTAAICIYPRFIPIARKTLNEIDGDDIKIATVTNFPHGNDDIAIAVLETRAAVAYGADEVDVVFPYRALMAGNETVGFELVKACKEACGEDAILKVIIESGVLADPALIRKASELSIDAGADFIKTSTGKVAVNATLEAAEIMMTVISEKNPKVGFKPAGGVKDAEAAAEFLGVAARLLGDDWATPATFRFGASSLLTNLLHTLELGDAPQGAQGY